CATTATGTCCCAATATTCTTCataatgttgtttgtttgtttatttgttgttcttttctctcagctATCTGAACGATCTGGACAGGATATCTCAGGCCACCTACATCCCTACCCAGCAGGACGTACTGAGGACCCGAGTGAAGACCACGGGCATCGTAGAGACCCACTTCACCTTCAAGGACCTGCACTTCAAGTACTCTTCACTTCCTCTTTACAGAGCGATTGTTTGTTTTCCTTCCTGTTGTGACACCAGGAGGGAGGAGTACACCGCATGTCATCATTCATACCCACAGTGACAGTTGATTGATTGGGTTTCCTTCTGGCAGAATCTGCATTAGAACCCAAATGTTTTCTCTGACTTTTGGTTCACTGCGTCACTTACGAGAACATTTCGCCACATGCTCCGGGTGGCTGGTGTTTGAGAATCTGCTCGCAACCAGTTTAGCAGCAGAAACGTGTCGAGACAGCTTCCTCTGTCTCGTCTCGCTGACGGAGCATCAGAGACGTTGGGCAGATTCTGTGCTGATCTCATGTCTTTTACGTTGACTACATACTCTGATCGGATATGTGTTTGGAACGTGTCTCTGCAGGTTGGGTTGAGGATACTACAAGATAGCTACTAGCTGGCAACTAGAACCGCTCCTGGGTTTCCCACAGCACTTAACAGCTTAAGCAACACACGCTTGCCCGCCTTAACTACGACGTCCAAATACAATATTATGCAAAAGTGTACAATTATCTAAACAGTATGACAGCCTGCATGAAAATAAGCACAAATGGTCCACCTGTAAAAGAGTCCATCCCCCCCATGACGCTATAGCTCTTATCATGGATCTTATAGTACCTTATCTAAAGGGTTGGATAGATATGTGCACATCACCTAGGGTTCTCATCCTTGCGTTGTCTTGCCCCCCCCGCCAGGATGTTTGACGTGGGCGGGCAGCGGTCGGAGCGGAAGAAGTGGATCCACTGCTTCGAGGGCGTGACCGCCATCATCTTCTGCGTGGCGCTCAGCGACTACGACCTGGTGCtggcggaggacgaggagatgGTGAGGGGCTTCTGGGTCCTCGTTTGGTTGGAAGTCTGAATGTGTGAATCAAGGGCTGCTGGTTTGGATTCAGACACGTTGCCactatggagcaggtagggctggGGGGGGCCGGCATCGGGTACGATCCAGCAGCCTTCAGCTGGAGGTGAACTCCCTAGACCCTAGTCCCTACACCCTAGGCCCTCCTCCCTAGACCCTAGTCCCTAGAACCTCcaccctggaccctagaccctagtccCTACTTCATAGACCCTAGTCCCTAGACCCTCCTTCCTAGTCCCTAGACCCTCCTTCCTAGTCCCTAGACTCTCCTCCCTAGACCCTAGTCCCTCCtccctagaccctagactacACCCTTGTCCCCAGTCCCTAGTCCCTAGACCCTAGTCCCTAGATCCTAGTCCCTAGAAACTAGGCCCTAGACACTAGGCCCTAGACCCTAGTCCCTAGATCCTAGACACTAGGACCTAGACACTAGGCCTTAGACCCTAGACTAGACCCTAGTCCCTAGACACTAGGCCCTAGACACTAGGCCCTAGACCCTAGTCCCTTCTCCCTAGACCCTAGACTCCACCCTTGTCCCCAGTCCCTAGTCCCTAGACTACACCCTTGTCCCCAGTCCCTAGTCCCTAGGCCCTAGACCCTAGTCCCTAGATCCTAGACACTAGGCCCTAGACACTAGGCCCTAGACACTAGGCCCTAGACACTaggccctagaccctagactagACCCTAGTCCCTAGACACTAGGCCCTAGACACTAGGCCCTAGACACTAGGCCCTAGACACTAGTCCCTATGCCCTAGACCCTAGTTCCTAGACCATCTAGCAacattacttatttattttaaatctatATCTTAAGTCATCTTTGAGTCTAAAAGGATGCAAATGACATAGTTTAATGGTcttattgtatatttatataatggTATAAAGGTCTTATTGTATGTATATAAATGTCTAATATATAATGGTATAAAGGTCTAAGTGTATATTTATAATGGTATAATGGTCCGAGTGCCTTAAGTGAGATGCGTGTTCTCTGGACCTCGTCTCCAGAACCGGATGCACGAGAGCATGAAGCTGTTTGACTCCATCTGCAACAACAAGTGGTTCACGGACACCTCCATCATCCTGTTCCTCAACAAGAAGGACCTGTTTGAGGAGAAGATCAGGAGGAGCCCCCTCACAATCTGCTACCCAGAATACGCCGGTGAGCAAGGCTGCAGCGGCTCCAATGGTTCCTGAGATGAACTGACCAGTTAACTTAACCAGGCGGAACATCGCACAGTTCTGTCTTCTTTCAGCTTGAACTCTTGAAGCTACCGTCGGCAGGCTATGTTTTATCATATTGTTTGCGTTCTCCTGACACCCTGGCGGCTAACCATAAATCAAATGCCCTGACCAAAAGAAGAAATGAACTCAGAGTGCTCCCGAGTCTCCGAGAGGCCAGCCGACCTGCCGCTGAAGCTAGCGAGCTGGTGGTGTGTTTAGGGGAAGTGGGAGTTTCACCTGGTCTATTCAAATTGGCGACCGAGTTGAGTTGAGATGGTTAAGATCAAAGCTTGATATGTTGATGTAAATGGATAAACACTTCGGTTTGGCTTGGGATTATTGTTTCGTTCATACAAGTTCATATGTAAACCGGTTCACACTTCACCACATTACTGTCTCCAGAttgctcaccacacacacttcctgtcgTCTAACTTcctgtttttctgtttgtcaTGCGGTCGTCGTGGGAACAGGCTCCAACACGTACGAGGAGGCGGCGGCCTACATCCAGTGTCAGTTCGAGGACCTGAACAAGAGGAAGGACACAAAGGAGATCTACACCCACTTCACCTGCGCCACCGACACCAAGAACGTCCAGTTTGTGTTTGACGCTGTCACCGACGTCATCATCAAGAACAACCTCAAGGACTGTGGCCTCTTCTGAGGTAAGTGGCTAACCCTCATTCTGTAGGGTTAGATTTAGGGTTAGTgtgactaaccctaactctataATACTAAACTAAACTCAAGGACTGCCGCCTCTTCTAAGGTGAGAGACTAACCCTAactttaggtttagggttagggttagtgtgactaaccctaactctataACACTAATCTAAACTCAAGGACTGCCGCCTCTTCTGAGGTGAatgactaaccctaactctataGTGTGAGGGTTAGTGTTTAACCCTGACTCAAAGGGTTAGAGTAGGGGTTAGTGTGACTAACCCTTACTCAAAGGGTTAGAGTGGGGGTTAGTGTGAGTTAGTGGGGGTTATTGTGACTAACCCTTACTCAAAGGGTTAGAATGGGGGTTAGTGTGAGTTACAGGGGGTTAGTGTGACTAACCCTTACTCAAAGGGTTAGAGTGGGAGTTAGTGGGGGTTAGTGTGACGAACCCTTACTCAAAGGGTTAGAGTGGGGGTTAGCTTGAGTTAGAGAGGGTTATTGTGACTAACCTAAACTGATTTGTCCGCCAGGGTTAGCCCGACTAGCTAACCCTCTCTGTCTGCTTGTGTCCTCAGCCGGTGTAAAGTCCACCGTGGAGTGGAGGGTGAAGGAggatgctggaggaggaggaggagggtgatggaggaggaggaggaggaggaggaggaggagggtgatggaggaggaggaggaggaggatggaggaggaggaggatggaggaggaggaggatggaggaggaggaggaggatggagggtgatggagggtgatggagggtgatggagggtgatggagagtgatggagggtgatggagagtgatggagggtgatggagagtgatggagggtgatggagagtgatggaggaggacggAGGGTGATGTCCCTGACCAGTGCTGTATACTATACGCCACTTTTAACtgctttttatttatcttttgttggtttgtaatttttttttttgcggcaACATTTTGAACTAATGTTAAGAAGTTTGTGTACCGATGTTTGTATcattgtaaaaaaaactaaaaaaacaacGCAGCTTCACAAATGTCTTCTTCTCCGTTTGTTTCAATTGTTTGTAAAAGTACGGAGCTCGCGTTTAACAGCTCCCCTCTGGAAACTCGCTTAATGTGGGGTAGACCTGTTGGGCCTGGTCTTGGTGTCTCCTGGTTCCCAGTGGTCCTGGTTCTACTGGGTCTCAGTGGTCCTGGTTTCTACTGGGTCTCAGTCCACACCTGTCCTGGTGCTGGGTTCTACTGGGTCTCAGTCCACATGCTTGTTCTTTGCCTGCTGAAATGTCCCCGACATCAAAAACAAGTTTTTAAAATGTTAAGAATAAATGTGTGTAGCTGCTGTCTCTGTTGTGTcaccagagggggaggggctaccTTAAGATACAGGGGTTGCTATGGTGACAAACATCTGCCATAACTACAGGAAGTCCCACGTGGGAAACGTCTTATCATTATCGTTGCATGTCGGGTGTTTTCAGTATTCCTTATTACTATATTGTTGATTTAACGGTGCAGAATACATCCATTTCCTCTCCCGTTTTTCATTGACGATGGTTTTGACTCTTGACCTTCAGGGTCAGCCTGTGCCTGTGTTTAAAGTGGAGAAGCAGAGGTGAGAACAGGACTGACCCTCTGTAAAGATGAAAACGTAGAGTATCCTCACCACAGTCATTCACATGGGACATTTTACATCGTGCAAATACGATTCCAGGAAAAAAAAGATTGTCCCGATCAACAAACTGCCGTTTTGTCAAAGCGTGTCTCCATCGCTGACAGACTATTTGTAAGACCATCTCCCTTATTTtgctaataaaaaaacatttacaaacGACACGCGTTTGTTGTCAAGTCCTTTTACCTTAACGACTGAATGTTTCCTGTCTTTAAAGTCTTTAGCTAAATATCTCCCTGCCCGGCCGGAATTGAGTGCGTAGGACGCAAACACGTCCTGGAAATATGCAAAGAACCAACGCATGTCTCCTCTACCGTCCAGTCCCCTATTCTATTCTACAGGTGGATGTTGGTTCTATTCTACAGGTGGATGTTGGTTCTATTCTACAGGTGGATGTTGGTTCTATTCTACAGGTGGATGTTGGTTCTATTCTACAGGTGGATGTTGGTTCTATTCTCCAGGTGGTTGTTGATTCTATTCTACAGGTGGATGTTGGTTCTATTCTCCGGGTGGATGTTGGTTCTATTCTCCGGGTGGATGTTGGAGGAGGTTGGTTATCTTCCCCAGGTGGATGTTGGGTTATCTTCCCCAAGTGGATGTTGGTTCTATTCTACAGGTGGATGTTGGTTCTATTCTACAGGTGGATGTTGGTTCTATTCTACAGGTGGATGTTAGTTCTATTTTACAGGTGGATGTTGGTTCTATTCTACAGGAGGATGTTGGTTCTATTCTACAGGTGGATGTTGGTTCTATTCTCCAGGTGGATGTTGGTTCTATTCTCCAGGAGGAGGTTGCTTATCTTCCCCAGGTGGATGTTGGTTATCTTCCCCAGGTGGATGTTGGTTATCTTCCCCAAGTGGATGTTGGTTATCTTCCCCAGGTGGATGTTGGTTATCTTCCCCAAGTGGATGTTGGTTATCTTCCCCAGGTGGATGTTGGTTCTATTGTCCAGGA
This Gadus macrocephalus chromosome 19, ASM3116895v1 DNA region includes the following protein-coding sequences:
- the LOC132447326 gene encoding guanine nucleotide-binding protein G(i) subunit alpha-1 translates to MGCTLSTEDKAAVERSKMIDRNLRDDGEKAAREVKLLLLGAGESGKSTIVKQMKIIHEAGYSEEECKQYKAVVYSNTIQSIIAIIRAMGRLKIDFGDSIRADDARQLFVLAGSAEEGFMTPELAGVMKRLWKDGGVTACFGRSREYQLNDSAAYYLNDLDRISQATYIPTQQDVLRTRVKTTGIVETHFTFKDLHFKMFDVGGQRSERKKWIHCFEGVTAIIFCVALSDYDLVLAEDEEMNRMHESMKLFDSICNNKWFTDTSIILFLNKKDLFEEKIRRSPLTICYPEYAGSNTYEEAAAYIQCQFEDLNKRKDTKEIYTHFTCATDTKNVQFVFDAVTDVIIKNNLKDCGLF